A stretch of the Planktothricoides raciborskii GIHE-MW2 genome encodes the following:
- a CDS encoding universal stress protein: MIQNILVAIDGSDLSEQVIGTLHQIKLSSDTKIILSYVIPNTGADVDVAADRPQADQEDVAYIHMKKLMEPLQAEFSCPSELEIVTGDPAEEIIRLANIYKADLIVIGSRGLTGINRILLGSVSSQVVADAHCSVLVVKPKSNH; encoded by the coding sequence GTGATTCAAAATATCCTCGTTGCCATTGATGGATCTGATTTATCAGAGCAAGTGATCGGCACTCTTCATCAAATTAAACTTAGCAGCGATACTAAAATTATCCTGTCTTATGTAATTCCTAATACCGGGGCTGACGTGGACGTGGCTGCCGATCGCCCGCAAGCGGATCAAGAAGATGTGGCTTATATTCACATGAAAAAGCTCATGGAACCCCTGCAAGCGGAATTTTCTTGCCCCAGTGAATTGGAAATTGTCACCGGGGATCCGGCAGAAGAAATTATCCGGTTAGCCAACATATATAAGGCTGATTTAATTGTAATTGGTAGTCGGGGGTTGACGGGGATTAACCGAATTTTACTCGGTTCAGTCAGCAGTCAAGTGGTGGCAGATGCTCACTGTTCGGTTTTAGTGGTTAAACCCAAATCAAACCATTAA
- a CDS encoding diguanylate cyclase domain-containing protein — protein MNPKEDSVLHSTAASERSPSHHDGNPDQSWLQIFYEYFPAIGFTLDATGVICWANSFAEKSLGYLDEELVGKRFGEILVASEWDLFPEEINPDLNPVGVVRIFNSGLRKKDRSICWVKLTVRPIATKVECGNQIPLSAPLSSPGISPGISPGISPGISPGISPGISPGISPGIILVVGQVLGEEIPPAKDRSLWQEKLERSLALLQGLIESSPNGMMLADSQGEIIACNERFRQLWGLSTGLQHSSSQSELEAIAAQLKNPETFTQKIQQLSTSDGFADQLLELKDGRIFEFSTQPQRWQNQIVGRIWIFQDITERSQTQATLKFTQLSIDRTAEAAFWLSADGRFCYVNDAACRSLGYRREQLLEMTIFDINPDLTEADWQQQWQDLKQRGFFHLKFHTLSEKGTTTPLEVTVNYVEFKGEAYGCSFIHQISQGKENDLSRRQQQERQKILSQIATKIRQSLNAKEILQTTVDEVRQLLNTDRVIVFRFNPDWSGRVIVESVVSDSLAILNENILDTCFENRYIVPYQEGRVKATEDIYTANLTQCHLDLLSRFQVRANLVVPILFNQAINHQAINHQAINHQAINQSSLEQQKEQQNILQKNQSKADNSKLWGLLIAHQCRGHRQWQLWEMNLLQQLGVHVAIAIQQSTLFEKLQATNKELERLASYDGLTQVANRRLFDTFLQKEWRRMLREESWLSLILCDIDYFKPYNDTYGHLAGDSCLQQVAAAISSVVKRPADLVARYGGEEFAIILPNTHLSGAIEVGEKICTQINQLKIPHQGSLVSHQITLSLGIASIFPRAGESPTILINAADQALYQAKEQGRDRICTNKVSYF, from the coding sequence GTGAATCCAAAAGAAGACTCTGTACTCCATTCTACTGCTGCATCTGAACGATCGCCATCTCACCATGATGGTAACCCTGACCAGTCATGGTTACAGATATTTTATGAGTATTTCCCGGCGATCGGCTTCACCCTTGATGCCACAGGAGTTATCTGCTGGGCGAATTCATTCGCGGAAAAATCCCTGGGTTATCTGGATGAGGAATTAGTGGGCAAGCGGTTTGGGGAGATCCTGGTTGCCTCAGAATGGGATCTGTTCCCAGAGGAAATCAATCCTGATTTAAATCCAGTAGGTGTAGTCAGAATTTTCAACAGTGGTCTGAGAAAAAAAGATCGGAGTATTTGTTGGGTAAAACTGACTGTGCGCCCGATCGCTACTAAGGTAGAATGCGGCAATCAGATCCCATTATCGGCGCCGTTAAGTTCTCCAGGAATTTCTCCAGGGATTTCTCCAGGAATTTCTCCAGGGATTTCTCCAGGGATTTCTCCAGGAATTTCTCCAGGGATTTCTCCAGGGATTATTTTAGTTGTGGGTCAGGTTTTGGGTGAGGAAATTCCCCCAGCAAAAGATCGCAGTTTATGGCAAGAAAAATTAGAGAGATCGCTGGCTTTACTGCAAGGGTTGATCGAATCTAGTCCCAATGGCATGATGCTGGCAGATAGTCAGGGGGAAATTATCGCCTGCAATGAGCGATTTCGCCAACTTTGGGGACTGTCCACGGGATTACAACATAGCTCATCCCAGTCTGAACTTGAGGCGATCGCGGCTCAATTAAAAAATCCCGAAACTTTTACCCAAAAAATTCAGCAATTATCGACATCTGATGGGTTCGCTGATCAATTGCTGGAATTAAAAGATGGTCGAATTTTTGAATTTTCCACCCAACCTCAACGCTGGCAAAATCAAATTGTTGGCCGAATTTGGATCTTTCAAGATATTACGGAGCGATCGCAGACTCAAGCCACCCTCAAATTTACCCAATTATCCATAGATCGCACGGCGGAAGCTGCCTTTTGGTTATCCGCTGACGGTCGGTTTTGTTATGTCAATGATGCCGCTTGCCGTTCCTTGGGATATCGGCGAGAACAGCTATTAGAAATGACAATTTTTGACATTAACCCCGATTTGACAGAAGCCGACTGGCAACAACAATGGCAAGACTTAAAGCAACGGGGATTTTTTCATTTAAAGTTTCATACCCTTTCAGAAAAAGGCACCACCACCCCCTTAGAAGTCACCGTCAATTATGTAGAGTTTAAAGGGGAAGCTTATGGATGTTCTTTTATTCATCAAATTTCCCAAGGCAAGGAAAATGATTTAAGCCGACGCCAACAGCAAGAACGACAAAAAATCCTCAGCCAAATAGCTACTAAAATTCGTCAATCGCTGAATGCAAAAGAAATTTTGCAAACCACGGTGGATGAAGTTCGCCAATTATTAAATACCGATCGCGTCATCGTCTTCCGATTTAATCCCGATTGGAGTGGTCGGGTTATTGTGGAATCAGTCGTCTCCGATTCGTTGGCAATTTTAAACGAAAACATTCTCGATACATGCTTTGAAAACCGCTATATTGTCCCGTATCAAGAAGGTCGCGTTAAAGCCACTGAAGATATCTATACAGCGAATCTGACTCAATGTCATCTGGATTTATTATCGCGGTTCCAGGTCAGAGCAAATTTAGTGGTGCCGATTCTCTTTAATCAAGCAATTAACCATCAAGCAATTAACCATCAAGCAATTAACCATCAAGCAATTAACCAGTCATCTTTAGAACAGCAAAAAGAACAGCAAAACATATTACAAAAAAACCAATCAAAAGCCGATAATTCTAAGTTATGGGGTCTGTTGATTGCCCATCAATGTCGCGGCCATCGGCAATGGCAATTGTGGGAAATGAATTTACTGCAACAATTAGGGGTTCATGTGGCGATCGCAATTCAACAATCCACTTTATTTGAAAAACTACAAGCGACAAACAAAGAGTTAGAACGCCTTGCCAGTTATGACGGTTTGACCCAGGTAGCTAATCGCCGTTTATTTGATACGTTCTTACAAAAAGAATGGCGACGAATGCTCAGAGAAGAGTCCTGGTTATCCTTAATTTTATGCGATATTGATTACTTTAAACCTTACAATGATACTTACGGACATTTAGCCGGGGATAGTTGTTTGCAACAAGTGGCAGCAGCTATTAGTTCGGTGGTCAAACGTCCCGCTGATTTAGTCGCCCGTTATGGGGGCGAAGAGTTTGCGATTATTCTGCCGAATACCCACTTGTCCGGTGCCATAGAAGTTGGGGAAAAAATTTGCACTCAAATCAATCAGTTGAAAATTCCTCATCAGGGGTCTTTAGTGTCTCATCAAATCACACTCAGTTTAGGAATTGCCAGTATTTTTCCCCGTGCCGGTGAATCACCCACTATTTTGATTAATGCCGCAGATCAGGCATTATATCAAGCCAAAGAACAAGGGCGCGATCGCATCTGCACGAACAAAGTTTCTTATTTTTAA
- a CDS encoding dienelactone hydrolase family protein, protein MSDLSRRQFIVMGTLAAGFAVCTHPISAQVITTDSVGLVAGLVQIPVADGAIPAYRAMPDQGSNFPVILVIQEIFGVHEHLQDICRRLAKFGYMAIAPEMFVRQGDVSKLQTVEEIISQVVSKVPDAQVMSDLDATIAWARNSGKANMNQVGITGFCWGGRITWLYAVHNPNIQAGVAWYGRLVGDSSPLTPQHPINVAANLTVPVLGLYGGNDELIPMDTVQNMRRILFQGSSQSDIFVYPGAPHGFLADYRPTYRQKEAREAWGRMIGWFKRNGVG, encoded by the coding sequence ATGAGTGATCTGTCTCGGCGCCAATTTATCGTCATGGGTACTCTAGCCGCAGGGTTTGCAGTTTGTACCCACCCGATTTCTGCCCAAGTTATTACAACAGATAGTGTTGGTTTGGTGGCAGGATTAGTCCAAATTCCCGTAGCTGATGGAGCAATTCCGGCTTACCGCGCTATGCCAGATCAAGGCAGTAATTTTCCGGTGATTTTGGTAATCCAAGAAATTTTTGGAGTTCACGAACATCTTCAGGATATTTGTCGCCGGTTGGCAAAATTTGGATATATGGCGATCGCCCCAGAAATGTTTGTCCGGCAAGGAGATGTGTCTAAGTTACAAACCGTAGAAGAAATTATTTCTCAAGTGGTTTCAAAAGTTCCCGATGCTCAAGTTATGTCCGATTTAGATGCCACAATTGCTTGGGCTAGAAACAGCGGAAAAGCCAACATGAATCAAGTTGGCATTACGGGATTTTGTTGGGGTGGAAGAATTACTTGGCTTTATGCAGTGCATAATCCAAATATTCAAGCGGGAGTCGCTTGGTATGGTCGGTTAGTCGGTGATTCTTCTCCCTTGACTCCGCAGCATCCGATTAATGTTGCGGCAAATTTAACGGTGCCAGTTTTGGGACTTTATGGTGGCAATGATGAATTAATTCCGATGGATACTGTTCAGAATATGCGGCGCATTTTGTTCCAGGGTAGTAGTCAATCGGATATCTTCGTTTATCCCGGTGCGCCTCACGGTTTTTTGGCCGATTATCGTCCGACTTATCGACAAAAAGAAGCCAGAGAAGCCTGGGGGCGAATGATTGGTTGGTTTAAACGAAATGGCGTAGGCTGA
- a CDS encoding site-2 protease family protein, whose protein sequence is MNGSFKVGNLFGIPFYINSSWFLVLALVTFSYGSQLATQFNLGIILPWILGLCAALLLFTSVLAHELGHSFVAIKQGIEVKSITLFLFGGLATLERESKTPGEAFWVAIAGPLVSFILFGIFTAIGTFTNISGAIAAVVQLLAYINLVIGTFNLIPGLPLDGGNILKSAVWKITGNPYKGVLFAGRVGQFFGWMAIISGLIPVLFFGSFNNFWNVLIGAFLLQNAGMAAQSANVQDKLTKFTAADAVTPDSPVIFAHLSLREFANEYVIGKNPWRKFLVIDESGKFMGELLVDDMKHIPTHEWPTTQVKALMKPADIQFVKSTQNLLEVVTKLEEYKVTELPVIDENGVVLGILEKSGIKTLLQDRATMKTA, encoded by the coding sequence ATGAACGGCAGTTTTAAAGTTGGTAATTTATTTGGCATCCCATTTTATATCAATTCTTCCTGGTTTTTGGTCTTAGCTTTAGTCACATTTAGCTACGGCAGTCAATTAGCTACTCAATTTAACTTAGGAATAATTTTACCCTGGATTTTGGGATTATGCGCCGCATTGTTGTTATTTACCTCGGTTCTAGCCCATGAATTAGGACACAGCTTTGTGGCGATTAAACAGGGAATTGAAGTTAAATCAATTACCCTATTTTTATTTGGTGGACTCGCAACCCTGGAGAGAGAATCCAAAACCCCAGGAGAGGCATTTTGGGTCGCGATCGCCGGCCCATTGGTCAGCTTCATTTTATTTGGCATTTTCACCGCCATTGGTACATTCACCAATATTTCAGGGGCGATCGCGGCGGTGGTGCAACTCTTAGCTTACATCAACTTGGTCATTGGTACTTTTAACCTAATTCCCGGTTTACCCCTTGATGGAGGCAACATCCTCAAATCAGCGGTTTGGAAAATCACTGGCAACCCCTACAAAGGGGTTTTATTTGCCGGACGAGTGGGTCAATTTTTCGGCTGGATGGCGATTATTTCTGGCTTAATTCCGGTGTTATTCTTTGGTAGCTTTAACAATTTCTGGAATGTCTTAATTGGTGCCTTCTTGCTGCAAAATGCTGGCATGGCCGCCCAATCTGCCAACGTACAAGATAAGTTGACCAAATTTACTGCTGCTGATGCTGTCACCCCAGATAGTCCAGTTATTTTTGCTCACCTTTCTTTGCGAGAATTTGCTAACGAATATGTGATTGGCAAAAACCCCTGGCGCAAGTTCTTAGTCATCGATGAAAGTGGCAAATTTATGGGCGAACTGTTGGTAGATGACATGAAACATATTCCCACCCACGAATGGCCAACTACTCAGGTAAAAGCCCTAATGAAACCAGCGGATATTCAGTTTGTCAAATCCACCCAAAACTTATTGGAAGTGGTAACAAAACTGGAAGAATATAAAGTCACCGAACTCCCAGTAATTGATGAAAATGGAGTAGTTTTGGGAATTCTGGAAAAATCGGGGATTAAAACCTTGCTGCAAGATCGAGCAACCATGAAAACTGCTTAA
- a CDS encoding SWIM zinc finger family protein has protein sequence MTNSYSESDKEWWAQQWVDLLNSYRFKKRLERGRRYAMEGNVLSIDFSEQKIIAKVQGTESEPYELSLWLDRFTEEDWQYVVKSLSERAIFSAKLLAGEMPANIEDIFAANGLRLFPFKLSEIHSRCSCPDKANPCKHIAAVYYLLGDRFSEDPFLLFQLRGRSQAELIAKLREIREIESADNPNDTDNFIEKNQVKFAHPPLDLEEFWQYDQPLDSGLVVIAPPPSSETILDVLGPVGSSVVTEYLQTVYPLISQQAMLAGLNREN, from the coding sequence ATGACTAATTCATACTCTGAAAGCGATAAAGAATGGTGGGCGCAACAATGGGTTGATTTATTAAATTCTTATCGGTTTAAAAAGCGTTTAGAACGAGGGCGTCGCTATGCGATGGAAGGAAATGTGCTATCCATTGACTTTTCTGAACAAAAGATCATCGCTAAAGTCCAAGGCACTGAATCCGAGCCTTATGAACTCTCTTTATGGTTGGATCGGTTTACGGAAGAAGATTGGCAATATGTGGTAAAAAGCTTATCGGAAAGAGCGATATTTTCCGCGAAGTTATTAGCCGGAGAAATGCCTGCTAATATTGAGGATATTTTTGCGGCCAATGGCTTAAGGCTGTTTCCGTTTAAATTATCAGAAATTCATTCTCGCTGTAGCTGCCCGGATAAGGCTAATCCTTGTAAACATATTGCAGCGGTCTATTATTTGTTGGGCGATCGCTTCAGTGAAGACCCATTTTTATTATTTCAATTGCGCGGTCGCAGTCAAGCAGAACTGATTGCAAAATTGCGTGAAATTCGAGAGATTGAATCCGCAGACAATCCCAATGATACTGATAATTTTATCGAAAAAAATCAGGTAAAATTCGCTCACCCACCCCTGGATTTAGAAGAATTTTGGCAATACGATCAACCCTTAGATTCTGGCTTAGTGGTCATTGCCCCTCCACCAAGTAGTGAAACGATTTTAGATGTGCTAGGGCCGGTGGGTTCTTCGGTTGTGACGGAGTATTTGCAAACAGTTTATCCTCTGATTAGTCAGCAGGCAATGCTCGCGGGATTAAATCGAGAGAACTAA
- a CDS encoding DUF1802 family protein, whose protein sequence is MELTATLKEWAVAIDALTQGKTILLLRKGGIHETGGRFQVKGEKVLLYPTFEHQKPELLKSAYAEQINPVESTGHPQTVKITAWAEITDIFTLKTDQGDAILTGLSPFHIWRDRLIRDRFNWKPHQPLYILLLRAYKLAENQVISDPKQYGGCRSWIDLAQPISLNGSQPVLDESTYQQLVEQIRPIILSN, encoded by the coding sequence ATGGAACTAACTGCTACATTAAAAGAATGGGCGGTAGCGATCGATGCCCTAACCCAGGGTAAAACGATTTTGCTTCTGCGTAAAGGGGGAATTCACGAAACCGGAGGACGGTTTCAGGTCAAGGGCGAGAAAGTTTTACTCTATCCGACATTCGAGCATCAAAAACCCGAATTACTTAAATCAGCTTATGCGGAGCAAATCAACCCGGTCGAGTCAACTGGACATCCCCAAACTGTCAAGATTACGGCTTGGGCGGAAATTACAGATATTTTCACCCTAAAAACTGACCAAGGGGATGCAATTTTAACTGGGTTATCGCCGTTTCATATTTGGCGCGATCGCCTGATCCGCGATCGATTTAACTGGAAACCGCACCAACCCCTCTATATTTTATTGTTACGCGCCTACAAACTTGCCGAAAACCAGGTAATTTCTGACCCTAAACAATATGGTGGTTGTCGGTCATGGATTGACTTAGCCCAACCCATTTCGCTCAACGGTTCCCAGCCAGTTTTAGACGAATCGACTTATCAACAACTTGTGGAGCAAATTCGCCCAATTATTCTATCTAATTAA
- a CDS encoding nucleotidyltransferase family protein, whose amino-acid sequence MSLEKIRLIPIDYMLNLHGSYSKNINLPFDPIKNFCTKWQVSELALFGSVLRDDFRPDSDIDLLVTFSPDADWSLFDHIQMQQELTTILQRKVDLVSKRAIARSQNQIRRQEILSTAQVIYPTNTYVK is encoded by the coding sequence ATGAGTTTAGAAAAAATTAGATTAATACCAATTGATTATATGCTCAATTTGCATGGCAGCTATAGTAAAAACATTAACTTACCATTTGATCCAATAAAAAACTTTTGCACCAAATGGCAAGTAAGTGAATTGGCTTTATTCGGTTCTGTATTGCGGGACGATTTTCGCCCGGATAGCGATATCGATTTGCTAGTTACATTTAGTCCTGATGCTGATTGGAGTTTATTCGATCATATTCAAATGCAGCAAGAATTAACCACAATTTTGCAAAGAAAAGTTGATTTGGTGAGCAAACGGGCGATCGCCAGAAGTCAAAACCAGATTCGTCGTCAGGAAATTTTATCAACGGCTCAAGTTATTTACCCCACTAATACTTATGTCAAATAA
- a CDS encoding aldo/keto reductase — METRTLGKSDLKITPIIMGTWQAGKAMWVGIEDSQSIQALRAAFDAGITTIDTAAVYGNGHSEKIVAEALSDVRSQVVYATKVFANHLKYDQVIKACESSLKNMKTDYIDLYQIHWPSGSFGSEIVPIEETMRAMNDLKQQGKIRAIGVSNFSRLQMEEAAQYGQIDSLQPPYSLFWRQVETDQMPYCVAQNIAIIAYSSLAQGLLTGKFGPDHQFAEGDHRAKNKLFYQKDNYQRVQQALEALKPIAARHNCTLAQLSLAWLIAQPQTCAIVGARNAEQAIANAKAASVKLSPEALAEIDAIGRTVTQHLDNNPVMWDF, encoded by the coding sequence ATGGAAACGCGCACTTTAGGCAAGTCCGATCTGAAAATTACCCCGATTATTATGGGGACATGGCAAGCCGGTAAAGCCATGTGGGTAGGGATTGAAGATTCCCAGAGCATTCAAGCATTAAGGGCGGCATTTGATGCGGGAATTACTACCATCGATACCGCCGCAGTTTATGGCAATGGTCATTCAGAGAAAATCGTAGCGGAGGCATTGTCCGATGTGCGATCGCAGGTTGTTTATGCCACCAAGGTCTTTGCCAATCATCTGAAATACGACCAAGTAATCAAAGCCTGCGAATCTTCTTTAAAAAATATGAAAACTGACTATATCGATCTGTATCAAATTCATTGGCCATCGGGCAGTTTTGGCAGCGAAATTGTGCCAATCGAAGAAACAATGCGGGCGATGAATGACCTCAAACAACAAGGAAAAATTCGCGCCATTGGCGTTTCTAACTTTTCTCGTCTGCAAATGGAAGAAGCCGCCCAATATGGCCAAATTGATAGTTTACAACCGCCTTATTCTCTGTTCTGGCGACAAGTAGAAACCGACCAAATGCCCTATTGTGTGGCACAGAATATTGCCATCATCGCTTATTCTTCTTTAGCCCAGGGATTATTAACAGGCAAATTTGGCCCAGACCACCAATTTGCCGAAGGCGATCATCGGGCAAAAAATAAACTATTCTATCAGAAAGACAACTATCAGCGAGTTCAGCAAGCTTTAGAGGCATTAAAACCCATCGCGGCTCGCCACAATTGTACCTTAGCTCAGTTATCTTTAGCGTGGTTAATTGCTCAACCTCAAACTTGTGCCATTGTTGGGGCAAGAAATGCCGAACAAGCGATCGCCAACGCCAAAGCCGCATCGGTCAAATTATCCCCCGAAGCTTTAGCAGAAATTGATGCCATCGGACGCACAGTAACTCAGCATTTAGATAATAATCCCGTCATGTGGGATTTTTAA
- a CDS encoding WD40 repeat domain-containing protein, which yields MRFSWRWLLSLGFMGLSVAVWISQPALLANSASQPPSHQAQLANPGTFNPSGKFALVKTLDDSEQGHISRVNDLAISPDGKVLISASRDKTIKLWNLETGRLIATLAQDAKEVYSVAISPDGQTLASGSADETIKIWKLNLSELAINSETPVASLEFTKKAHDFGVSAVAISADGQTLATASPDKKIKLWNLANLEQKDELKGHKSFVWDVAFSPDGRSLASASYDQTVRIWNLGRGFRKRELKGHESPVLCVAFSPDGQMLASASNNGTIKLWNSRTGQVISTLARHTSTVMSLQFSPDGQYLASGGADNAVKIWNPTNGAVLETLSGHINPVTAVAFTPDGKTLVSGSADRAIKIWRRGAN from the coding sequence ATGAGATTCTCTTGGCGTTGGTTATTAAGTCTTGGATTCATGGGATTATCCGTAGCGGTTTGGATCAGTCAGCCTGCTTTATTAGCCAATAGTGCCAGTCAGCCTCCATCCCACCAGGCACAATTAGCAAATCCCGGAACCTTTAACCCTTCTGGTAAATTTGCCCTGGTCAAAACCCTGGACGACTCAGAACAAGGGCATATCTCTAGAGTCAACGACCTGGCGATTAGTCCCGATGGCAAAGTGCTCATTAGTGCCAGTCGAGATAAAACCATTAAACTCTGGAATCTAGAAACCGGCAGATTGATCGCCACCTTAGCCCAAGATGCTAAAGAAGTTTACTCCGTGGCTATTTCTCCCGATGGGCAAACTTTGGCCAGTGGCAGTGCTGACGAAACCATCAAAATTTGGAAATTGAACCTCAGCGAACTGGCAATCAATTCCGAGACTCCCGTGGCTTCCTTGGAGTTCACCAAAAAAGCCCACGACTTCGGGGTCAGTGCAGTAGCCATCTCTGCCGATGGGCAAACCCTGGCAACGGCCAGCCCAGATAAGAAGATTAAATTATGGAACCTAGCCAATCTCGAACAAAAAGATGAGCTTAAAGGCCATAAAAGCTTTGTTTGGGACGTTGCGTTTAGTCCGGATGGTCGCAGCTTGGCCAGCGCTAGTTACGATCAAACCGTTAGAATTTGGAACTTAGGCAGAGGGTTTCGTAAACGGGAACTGAAAGGTCACGAGTCCCCAGTTCTCTGTGTGGCGTTCAGTCCTGATGGTCAAATGCTGGCTAGTGCCAGCAACAATGGCACGATTAAGTTATGGAATTCCCGCACAGGTCAAGTGATTAGTACCCTGGCCAGACATACTTCTACGGTGATGTCCCTGCAATTTAGCCCCGATGGACAATATTTAGCCAGTGGGGGTGCAGATAATGCGGTGAAAATTTGGAATCCGACTAATGGTGCGGTTCTGGAAACCTTGTCAGGCCATATTAATCCTGTGACAGCGGTTGCTTTTACCCCCGATGGTAAGACCTTAGTGAGTGGTAGTGCCGATCGCGCAATTAAAATTTGGCGGCGTGGGGCAAATTAA
- a CDS encoding histone deacetylase, giving the protein MNLPIVYHPNYVVPLPEYHRFPMAKFSLLHQMLIADGVAEPGQFHAPTFPAKEWICQVHHSDYVQAYCSGTLDQKAQRRIGLPWSAALADRTCIAVAGTILTAELALKTGLACNTAGGTHHAFPSFGSGFCIFNDMAIAARILQQLGQVKKVLIVDLDVHQGDGTAVIFQDDESVFTFSMHCQANFPGTKQKSDLDVPLPVGMEDDEYLQTLASYLPDLLTQVKPDLVIYDAGVDCHVGDRLGKLSLSDRGLFRREMQVLSTCVGAGYPVACVIGGGYCNDMNDLVYRHSLLHRAATEVFQQYRL; this is encoded by the coding sequence ATGAATTTGCCAATTGTTTACCATCCTAATTACGTCGTACCTTTGCCGGAATATCATCGATTTCCGATGGCCAAATTTAGCCTGCTGCATCAAATGCTGATCGCCGATGGAGTGGCAGAACCAGGACAATTTCATGCCCCAACTTTTCCCGCAAAAGAATGGATTTGTCAGGTACACCATTCTGATTATGTCCAAGCCTATTGTAGCGGCACTTTAGATCAAAAAGCCCAAAGGCGAATTGGTTTACCTTGGAGTGCGGCATTGGCCGATCGCACTTGTATTGCTGTAGCTGGCACAATTTTAACTGCTGAGTTGGCTTTAAAAACGGGTTTAGCTTGTAATACAGCCGGGGGAACTCATCATGCTTTTCCCAGTTTTGGCTCGGGTTTTTGTATTTTTAATGATATGGCGATCGCGGCTCGGATTTTGCAACAGCTTGGCCAAGTTAAAAAAGTGCTGATTGTGGATTTAGATGTGCATCAGGGAGATGGCACGGCGGTGATTTTTCAGGATGACGAAAGCGTGTTTACTTTTTCCATGCATTGTCAAGCCAACTTTCCGGGAACCAAGCAAAAAAGTGATTTAGATGTGCCGTTGCCGGTGGGCATGGAAGATGATGAATATTTGCAAACTCTAGCTAGTTATTTACCAGATTTGCTGACTCAAGTCAAGCCGGATTTAGTCATTTATGACGCGGGGGTAGACTGTCATGTGGGCGATCGCCTGGGGAAACTTTCTCTGAGCGATCGCGGTCTTTTTCGTCGAGAAATGCAGGTACTATCTACCTGTGTAGGTGCAGGTTATCCCGTCGCTTGTGTCATTGGTGGAGGTTATTGTAACGATATGAATGATTTAGTCTATCGCCATTCTTTGCTGCATCGAGCCGCAACAGAAGTGTTTCAACAGTATCGACTGTAA